The Flavobacterium sp. 123 genome contains a region encoding:
- a CDS encoding Crp/Fnr family transcriptional regulator yields the protein MKGELANCTSCLNENCFIKRHIHLEQMKNYIDKKRSFVCKKTQQFIIEGAPIQGLYFIYKGKVKTVKTGIHGREQIVRLTKEGDTVGFRGFGTSKRYLIGAYALEDTVLCNFSNEDMLEILHTIPEFTFDLMLFYAEELNKSENNIRKIAQMNVRERVIDTLLYIHRKFGQVNGVIELDLTRKEIADFAGTTDEQVIRVVSSLKKELLIKTVGKKIGILNADKLKSEIKEHK from the coding sequence ATGAAAGGAGAATTAGCCAACTGTACCAGCTGTTTAAATGAAAATTGTTTCATTAAAAGGCATATTCATTTAGAACAAATGAAGAATTATATTGATAAAAAGCGCAGTTTTGTTTGTAAAAAAACACAACAATTTATCATTGAAGGAGCCCCAATTCAGGGTTTGTATTTTATATATAAAGGAAAAGTAAAAACGGTAAAAACTGGTATTCATGGACGAGAACAAATTGTTCGGTTGACTAAAGAAGGGGATACGGTTGGTTTCAGAGGATTTGGAACTAGTAAGCGCTATTTGATTGGAGCTTATGCGCTGGAAGACACCGTTTTGTGTAATTTTAGTAATGAAGATATGTTAGAAATTCTTCATACAATTCCGGAGTTTACCTTTGATTTAATGTTGTTTTATGCTGAAGAATTGAATAAAAGTGAAAATAACATTCGGAAAATTGCACAAATGAATGTGCGTGAAAGAGTGATTGATACCTTATTGTATATCCATAGAAAATTTGGACAGGTCAATGGCGTAATTGAGCTTGATTTGACCAGAAAAGAAATTGCCGATTTCGCCGGAACTACTGATGAACAGGTGATTCGTGTGGTTTCAAGTTTAAAAAAAGAATTACTTATTAAAACTGTTGGTAAGAAAATAGGAATATTAAATGCCGACAAATTAAAATCAGAAATCAAAGAACATAAATAG